From Candidatus Hydrogenedentota bacterium:
AATCTCCCCAAGGGTTGTTAATTAACTTTATCACAGGCGACCCGGAAAACACGCTCTTTCCTGGCTTTCTGATGCCCATGACTGCCCTGCACCAAAAGCACTCAAATCAATGGCCTTTGGAGGTGTCCGAATCCGGGCAAGATAAAAATCCGCCTGCGGCGGACTTTCGGCCTGCGTATCCGCCGAAGGAGGATTAACAGCCACCTTTTACATATCGTGTAGCAGCGCGTGAACCCATTCCCGGCCTTGACCGGACTTCAAATATTTCTCGCGGCGCATGGCCTCTGTGCGGGTCGGGTACTCCTCGCTATGAACCAGTTCCCAAGGCCCAGGGTTTCGCTTAGTGTAAAGCGTGAGATTGAACGACGGGTCGTTATGCTCCAAAATCCGCCTGGCAAGGTCATTGGTTTGGCCCACATAAGTCTTGCCACTTTTCTGAGACCGTAGCACATACACCCAGAAAGGCATGTAACTCCTCCCTATAAAACAAATCCGGCGGATGGCTCCGCGAGCAGGACTCGAATCCGCCTGCGGCGGACCTTCGGCCTGCGTATCCGCCGAAGGAGGATTAACAGCCATCCGTACAAAAAAGCCACCCCGGCGGGGTGGCTGAAAATGTCTGGCTCCGCGAGCAGGACTCGAATCCGCCTGCGGCGGACCTTCGGCCTGCGTATCNNNNNNNNNNNNNNNNNNNNNNNNNNNNNNNNNNNNNNNNNNNNNNNNNNNNNNNNNNNNNNNNNNNNNNNNNNNNNNNNNNNNNNNNNNNNNNNNNNNNAAAGCCACCCCGGCGGGGTGGCTGAAAATGTCTGGCTCCGCGAGCAGGACTCGAACCTGCGACCTAGTGGTTAACAGCCACCCGCTCTACCGACTGAGCTATCGCGGAATTGTGTGGGGACGCAAAAAGATAGCAAACAACGGGGGGGGAATGCAAGTTTTCGGCCGCGCGAATGTCGTGCGCGGGCCTGTGAAAGAAGGGGTATTCGCATTGGCGCGGTTTTTGCTCTCTCAAATCCAGCGGCTTTGTTTTTGGCGGAAAACCATACCGTCCGGTAGGTTTTTCCGCCTCCGAGTCACCCATGGGTAGAACCCGCGCCCGGATTCGACGTGCGCGCGGCCACGGGAGACGTGTGTCTTTTTGGGTTTGGCAGCGGCATGCGGCGCCGCAGGGAGAATGACGACCTATGGAAAGTCTCAAGGGCTCTGGTGGGTGGTTTGCCCGGTTTGGTCTGGC
This genomic window contains:
- a CDS encoding GIY-YIG nuclease family protein, which produces MPFWVYVLRSQKSGKTYVGQTNDLARRILEHNDPSFNLTLYTKRNPGPWELVHSEEYPTRTEAMRREKYLKSGQGREWVHALLHDM